In Alteromonas mediterranea DE, a single genomic region encodes these proteins:
- a CDS encoding peptide methionine sulfoxide reductase, with protein sequence MPLVIAGPIVRKVTSNLCYIWVVTSSDDAPSLTLSHDEAPIDGDRQSETICVGTHAFIHLLSFSASKPFDDSARVSYQLHFDNKEHQARWHKEQQALLYTGQSTLSFHFTETPKTILHGSCRKPHFHSDDALAQVDTLHEHAFGQKSSFPDLLLMTGDQIYADDVAGPMLKAIHSVIARLGLFHETLEGAVVSNTQELATHPHGYYEREQLLPQISTNTVLSSLFFGAKKKPVFTSVNAQNHLIGSAEIIAMYLLVWSDTLWAEITIDKDGIPDKYSATFDKENEALKGFVKQLPQVRRALAHIPTYMIFDDHDVTDDWNLTRGWEQEVYGNPLSKRMIGNALIGYLLCQGWGNAPKKVTALIEKLKQSTGEQGIAQHDEIIDDLLDFDQWHYRLDTTPPIEVLDTRTQRWRSESDMNKPSGLMDWEALCDFQHSIIGKESVIVVSAAPIYGVKVIEAIQKVFTFFGKALTVDAENWMAHKGTANVMLNIFRHYKTPPEFIILSGDVHYSFVYDVRLRFRRNSPHITQFTCSGLKNAFPDGLIKWLDRLNRILYRSKSPLNLFTRRRNMSVKAREPSMGYGELFNGCAIGVLKISHKNTDVQCKALLSNGKEVEFPTSKND encoded by the coding sequence TTGCCCCTCGTCATAGCAGGGCCCATCGTGAGAAAAGTTACATCTAACCTTTGTTATATTTGGGTAGTAACCAGTTCGGATGATGCACCTTCATTAACCTTGTCACATGATGAAGCGCCGATTGACGGCGACCGCCAAAGCGAAACCATTTGCGTAGGCACGCACGCGTTCATCCATTTACTTTCATTTTCAGCCTCCAAACCATTTGACGATAGCGCTCGGGTATCTTACCAACTTCACTTCGATAACAAGGAACACCAGGCCAGGTGGCACAAAGAGCAGCAAGCGCTTCTGTACACAGGGCAATCGACGTTAAGTTTTCACTTTACCGAAACGCCAAAGACTATCTTACACGGCTCGTGTCGCAAGCCGCATTTTCACAGTGACGATGCGTTAGCGCAGGTAGACACGCTTCATGAACATGCCTTTGGACAAAAAAGTAGCTTCCCTGATCTGTTGCTGATGACAGGGGATCAGATATACGCCGATGATGTTGCAGGCCCTATGCTTAAAGCCATACATAGCGTGATCGCTCGTTTAGGCCTGTTTCATGAGACACTGGAGGGCGCAGTGGTAAGTAATACGCAAGAACTTGCTACACACCCTCACGGCTATTATGAACGCGAGCAACTACTGCCGCAGATTTCGACAAACACGGTATTGTCATCTCTTTTCTTTGGTGCGAAAAAGAAGCCCGTGTTCACATCGGTAAACGCGCAAAACCACCTGATCGGCAGCGCAGAAATCATTGCCATGTACTTATTGGTGTGGTCCGACACACTGTGGGCCGAAATAACGATTGATAAAGACGGTATTCCCGACAAATACAGCGCAACTTTTGATAAAGAAAATGAAGCACTTAAAGGCTTTGTAAAGCAACTGCCGCAGGTGCGACGCGCGCTTGCCCACATTCCAACCTACATGATCTTTGACGATCACGACGTAACCGATGACTGGAATTTAACCCGCGGCTGGGAACAAGAGGTTTACGGCAACCCATTGTCTAAACGCATGATAGGCAACGCGCTTATTGGCTACCTACTCTGTCAAGGCTGGGGAAACGCTCCTAAAAAAGTGACGGCGCTAATAGAAAAACTAAAACAGTCTACAGGTGAGCAAGGTATAGCTCAGCATGATGAGATCATTGACGACCTACTCGATTTTGACCAGTGGCACTATCGCCTTGATACAACACCGCCTATAGAAGTTTTAGATACGCGAACCCAGCGATGGCGCTCAGAATCTGACATGAATAAACCTTCCGGCTTAATGGATTGGGAAGCGCTGTGCGACTTTCAACACTCCATTATTGGAAAAGAGTCGGTTATTGTTGTTTCTGCCGCTCCGATTTACGGCGTAAAAGTTATCGAGGCCATTCAAAAAGTGTTTACCTTTTTTGGTAAAGCCCTCACCGTGGATGCTGAGAACTGGATGGCCCATAAAGGTACGGCAAACGTAATGCTCAACATTTTTAGGCATTACAAAACGCCACCTGAGTTCATCATATTATCTGGCGACGTACACTATTCTTTCGTGTACGACGTACGGCTGCGTTTTCGTCGCAACAGCCCTCATATCACGCAATTCACCTGTAGCGGTTTAAAAAACGCCTTCCCCGATGGATTGATCAAATGGCTAGATAGACTAAACCGCATTCTTTATCGCTCTAAATCGCCATTGAACCTTTTTACTCGTCGAAGAAATATGTCGGTAAAAGCAAGAGAGCCAAGTATGGGGTATGGCGAATTATTCAACGGATGTGCAATAGGCGTATTAAAAATTTCACATAAAAACACCGATGTGCAGTGCAAGGCTTTGTTGAGCAACGGTAAAGAGGTAGAATTCCCCACTTCAAAAAACGATTAG
- the fldB gene encoding flavodoxin FldB: MSDSALSIGLFYGSTTCYTEMAAEKIQAQLNSLFDEDIVDLHNIRDVSLTRTAEYDIIIFGISTWDFGELQEDWESHWEEVHGLDLSGKTIALFGLGDQLGYGEWFQDALGMLHDAIVPSGSNIVGYWPNEGYEFTASKALTEDKTQFVGLSLDDENQYDKTDARIEAWCEKLLVSMA, from the coding sequence ATGAGTGATAGCGCACTGTCAATCGGGTTATTTTACGGCTCTACAACCTGCTATACCGAAATGGCGGCAGAAAAGATTCAAGCGCAGCTCAATAGCCTTTTTGACGAAGACATCGTTGATTTGCACAATATTAGAGATGTCAGTTTAACGCGCACCGCAGAATACGACATTATTATATTTGGCATTTCAACGTGGGATTTCGGTGAACTTCAGGAAGATTGGGAGTCACACTGGGAAGAGGTTCACGGCTTAGACCTGTCTGGCAAAACCATTGCGTTATTTGGCCTTGGCGATCAGCTTGGGTATGGAGAATGGTTTCAAGATGCACTAGGTATGCTTCACGATGCAATTGTACCCTCAGGCAGCAATATCGTGGGCTATTGGCCAAATGAAGGCTATGAATTCACGGCCTCAAAAGCGCTAACTGAAGACAAAACCCAGTTCGTTGGCTTATCACTAGATGATGAAAATCAATACGACAAAACCGATGCGCGTATTGAAGCATGGTGTGAGAAATTACTGGTCTCTATGGCCTAA
- a CDS encoding CLCA_X family protein: protein MDNKGRLHQQFYRNSPSHRDGADVSFQDIRKLFNFATITVGRWVTAEEQQIAANLFFDALYDLVAILNINEQVLSLNGSLSLAFGSGGQKHSSAHYNSAKRQLALAKNAGAGALAHEWFHAFDHYIAPRMFEGIAAGSFATQAWLDNAPMNPHPLNQKLSDCFSLLFLNDQKRPNEYFVRSVEADRALKMYYYAMPQEMAARAFEACIQDHEIKNAFLVQGTKKSTEARLGIYPHGNLRTSLNQALMLYFYQLGVAISRKQT, encoded by the coding sequence TTGGACAATAAAGGCCGCCTACATCAGCAGTTTTATCGCAATAGCCCAAGTCATAGGGATGGCGCAGACGTTTCCTTTCAAGACATTCGCAAACTGTTCAATTTTGCCACCATCACGGTTGGCCGATGGGTAACCGCTGAAGAACAGCAGATCGCAGCGAATCTTTTTTTTGATGCCCTTTACGATCTAGTTGCGATCTTAAATATAAATGAACAGGTGCTCTCGCTAAACGGATCCCTTTCTCTTGCGTTTGGCAGTGGCGGCCAAAAACACAGCAGCGCGCATTACAATAGTGCAAAGCGACAGCTTGCCTTGGCGAAAAACGCGGGTGCCGGTGCGTTGGCTCATGAGTGGTTTCACGCGTTCGACCACTACATTGCGCCTCGTATGTTTGAAGGCATAGCTGCAGGCAGTTTTGCAACACAGGCGTGGCTAGACAATGCGCCTATGAACCCTCATCCATTGAATCAAAAATTGAGCGATTGCTTCTCACTTTTGTTTTTAAATGATCAAAAAAGGCCAAATGAGTACTTTGTACGATCCGTAGAAGCTGATCGCGCGCTAAAAATGTATTATTATGCTATGCCTCAGGAGATGGCTGCCCGAGCATTTGAAGCCTGTATTCAAGATCACGAGATCAAAAATGCGTTTTTGGTGCAAGGTACAAAAAAATCAACGGAAGCTAGACTTGGCATTTATCCTCATGGTAACTTGCGTACATCACTCAACCAGGCATTGATGTTGTATTTTTACCAATTAGGTGTCGCTATTTCACGCAAACAAACCTAG
- a CDS encoding ExbD/TolR family protein → MKRKKHTSAEDEAQIDMTPMLDIVFIMLIFFIVTTSFVKEKGLDVNRPEDNQAKNDKPSKALSIRIDADGSIMMGGREVDIRRVVANTQTYLAENNTDSAAIQAHEDSEHGTVVEVMNQVKIAGIEKVSVLVKKSS, encoded by the coding sequence ATGAAAAGAAAAAAGCATACCTCGGCTGAAGACGAGGCTCAGATTGATATGACCCCCATGTTGGACATCGTGTTCATCATGTTGATTTTCTTCATCGTAACGACCTCGTTCGTGAAAGAGAAAGGTTTAGACGTAAACCGTCCAGAAGACAATCAAGCTAAAAACGATAAGCCTTCAAAAGCGCTTTCTATTCGTATTGATGCTGATGGCTCAATCATGATGGGTGGCCGTGAAGTAGACATTCGTCGTGTGGTTGCAAACACGCAAACATACCTAGCGGAAAACAACACGGATTCAGCTGCTATCCAGGCTCACGAAGATAGCGAGCACGGTACTGTGGTAGAGGTTATGAACCAAGTTAAAATCGCAGGTATCGAAAAAGTATCTGTTTTGGTTAAGAAGAGCAGCTAA
- a CDS encoding collagen-binding domain-containing protein → MHKKILYTAVVAAVMSAPQVSAATIELSEAFNYNAFIFENFEGERSDVEGRLAVGGEMNVTDFNVGLLLSPSVSESALSVGGNLHFTRGDVHGGPTTVSGMVFGSELTFDNALNAQQTVNLINSTVESGGITSQGDVKLGNSKVVSGDVHANTVILGGPNSVYDSASNTSEYGSQVENGNVFAESNVELDSSEVNGVVTLNDVNNFTPLNESSAAAVEQDTVSKAVVENVDFNAIASEVTAQSQAFASMTSNGTTTLTCTDANDPNTAVVCSDPNTAKVNTITFSGSDDINIYDVDSSWFSAADKGIVYDFSTTSYNIINVYGESVELFNTGFFNTAFTQENEYFRENGQYRDNDNNKGQRHDGLYTNNILFNFVDADFLTLHSVGVKGSVLAPYAELSFYNGHVDGNVIANSLVTPLVELINDEGETYMAPTGQINNYQFGAINVSEPASIALLFGASFLMLARRRKNQA, encoded by the coding sequence ATGCACAAAAAAATACTTTATACTGCTGTAGTTGCAGCGGTTATGTCAGCGCCCCAGGTGTCTGCAGCAACAATAGAACTAAGCGAAGCGTTCAACTATAACGCCTTTATCTTCGAAAACTTTGAAGGCGAACGCTCTGACGTTGAAGGCCGTCTGGCCGTTGGCGGCGAAATGAACGTAACCGATTTTAATGTCGGTTTGCTGCTATCACCGAGTGTGTCCGAGTCTGCGTTGTCTGTAGGCGGCAATCTTCATTTCACTCGAGGTGACGTACACGGCGGTCCTACGACTGTATCTGGCATGGTGTTTGGCTCCGAACTGACTTTCGATAACGCCCTCAACGCTCAGCAAACCGTTAACCTTATTAACTCGACCGTCGAGTCTGGTGGTATTACCTCTCAAGGCGACGTAAAACTTGGTAACTCAAAAGTGGTTTCAGGTGATGTTCACGCTAACACGGTAATACTTGGCGGGCCTAATAGCGTCTACGACAGTGCGAGCAATACCAGTGAATATGGTTCACAGGTTGAAAATGGCAATGTATTCGCGGAATCTAACGTTGAGCTTGATAGCAGTGAAGTTAACGGCGTAGTAACGCTCAACGACGTTAATAATTTTACTCCTCTTAACGAGTCAAGTGCAGCGGCCGTTGAGCAAGACACTGTCAGCAAGGCTGTTGTTGAAAACGTTGACTTCAATGCTATTGCTTCTGAAGTTACGGCGCAATCTCAAGCGTTTGCATCAATGACGTCGAATGGCACCACAACGTTGACATGTACAGATGCCAACGATCCTAACACAGCGGTAGTGTGTTCCGACCCGAACACCGCCAAAGTGAATACCATCACCTTTTCTGGGTCTGATGATATTAATATCTATGACGTTGACTCAAGTTGGTTTAGTGCGGCCGACAAAGGTATCGTTTACGATTTCTCTACCACCAGCTATAACATTATTAATGTATATGGTGAGTCGGTCGAGTTGTTTAATACGGGCTTTTTCAATACTGCGTTCACGCAAGAAAACGAATACTTTAGAGAAAATGGCCAATACAGAGACAACGATAATAACAAAGGCCAGCGTCACGATGGTCTTTATACCAACAATATTCTGTTTAACTTCGTCGATGCTGATTTTCTTACGCTACACAGCGTAGGTGTTAAGGGTAGCGTACTGGCCCCTTACGCAGAACTAAGCTTTTATAATGGCCACGTAGACGGCAATGTGATTGCTAATAGTTTAGTTACACCACTAGTAGAATTGATAAACGATGAAGGTGAAACCTACATGGCGCCAACAGGCCAAATAAATAACTACCAGTTTGGTGCTATCAACGTTAGCGAACCTGCCTCCATTGCCCTGTTATTTGGAGCGAGTTTCCTTATGTTAGCCAGACGTAGAAAGAACCAGGCGTAA
- a CDS encoding cellulose synthase subunit BcsC-related outer membrane protein, producing MKTRFTPRILFVVLGAVSISYLPQQAFGQTKTTYKEKDLGLLPAPNAQPDLTGLWYHINEKQIKQANDEYRRLKNSYPTWDVPEEVKRELDRINGRLKPAPAVPIATSSESASNALQKEQTNKAFQPQKPLSKSLPLEQFAQLTPKARANTSKQKIETLAALSKQLKRTDFYLLMGWTAVDKGILKTAEQQFALALQSSVRDIDKQSAQQGLNSVTGVKLQQSLALRDVEALEQYLNADNSGYAKEVLQGAAWQQYDKKDFKFADALFRLVNDNEGRYLALTAQRSEEAQDKAFELACQLSKEAFIRRCADALASRQAKFYDLRRYKQSIEAGEKLSRLRPLNVDEQALIGWAAKALQDTGKATNAFENVLVVSPDDTVIANELVTLNQYNESELNRLALKFTAVKAIQQQRVTRSAWPRKQFLLAYNSNDERVTAAQYKEGISALYGVTTRSRSGDEGLGNFDVFSHYVGIGSGYDNWLWQVSLDYKQFYSGSPQSGDWFGDRQLSNTFTGISGFEDIGLRGEVNYQAPSFNFYANLEYAMFDQPVDAKVTGQLSATKFLTSTTVAATLFRKAKEDSLLSQTGTFNADHQKPWGFVIESGVRGLVAHSIADNMSVAGTAQISRLEGERVADNSALSLRGDVSYDIASVVSSQLDYWRVGPFLSYTSYDKNLSGFTIGNGGYFSPSQFVSIGGYSELLTLEALNWQVKLRSSLALSRVEQDDDLRFPIGGAASSEDNNKTLGESSDTGLSGNLMAEGQYRFSNNWIVAGYIGKAFAVEYQAFEAGIQIRWREGQGTGVTSDELLLSSPRLSGFAL from the coding sequence GTGAAAACGCGCTTTACCCCCCGTATCTTATTTGTGGTATTAGGAGCGGTAAGTATCTCCTACCTGCCACAACAGGCTTTCGGACAAACCAAAACAACCTATAAAGAAAAAGATTTAGGCTTACTTCCCGCGCCCAATGCGCAGCCTGACTTAACGGGGCTTTGGTATCACATTAACGAAAAGCAAATTAAACAGGCGAACGACGAATATAGGCGTTTAAAAAACAGTTATCCTACTTGGGATGTGCCTGAAGAAGTAAAGAGAGAGTTAGACAGGATAAACGGCAGGCTTAAACCCGCTCCCGCAGTACCTATTGCGACGTCCTCTGAGTCAGCAAGTAACGCTTTGCAAAAGGAACAGACAAATAAGGCATTTCAACCGCAAAAGCCACTCTCAAAGTCTTTGCCTTTGGAGCAGTTTGCCCAACTAACGCCTAAAGCGCGCGCTAACACATCAAAACAAAAGATTGAAACCTTGGCTGCGCTAAGCAAACAGCTAAAGCGTACCGACTTTTATCTGCTCATGGGTTGGACAGCTGTAGATAAAGGAATACTAAAGACTGCTGAGCAGCAGTTCGCACTGGCGTTACAATCGTCGGTTCGCGATATCGATAAACAGTCTGCCCAGCAAGGGCTAAACAGTGTGACTGGTGTGAAGCTACAGCAATCACTTGCGCTGCGAGATGTTGAGGCGCTAGAACAGTACCTTAATGCTGATAACAGCGGCTACGCGAAAGAAGTGTTACAGGGCGCAGCTTGGCAGCAGTACGACAAGAAAGATTTCAAATTTGCTGACGCTTTGTTTCGCTTAGTTAACGACAATGAAGGTCGTTATTTAGCCCTTACTGCGCAAAGAAGTGAAGAGGCGCAAGACAAAGCATTTGAGCTGGCCTGTCAATTAAGCAAAGAAGCTTTTATTAGGCGATGCGCGGATGCGCTTGCCAGCCGTCAGGCAAAGTTTTATGACCTAAGGCGCTATAAGCAAAGTATTGAGGCGGGTGAAAAGCTCTCCCGTTTGCGGCCTCTCAATGTTGATGAGCAAGCGCTAATAGGGTGGGCGGCAAAAGCGCTTCAGGACACTGGCAAAGCCACCAACGCTTTTGAAAATGTGCTTGTTGTATCGCCCGATGATACCGTTATTGCTAATGAACTGGTGACCCTAAATCAATATAACGAGTCTGAGCTTAACCGGTTAGCGCTAAAGTTTACTGCGGTAAAAGCAATACAGCAGCAGCGGGTTACACGCAGCGCGTGGCCGCGAAAGCAATTTTTACTTGCTTATAACAGCAACGATGAACGGGTAACTGCGGCGCAGTACAAAGAGGGGATTAGCGCGCTGTATGGCGTGACTACGCGTAGCCGCAGCGGGGACGAAGGGCTTGGTAATTTCGACGTCTTTTCACATTATGTAGGCATTGGCAGCGGTTATGACAATTGGCTATGGCAGGTGTCCCTAGACTATAAGCAGTTCTACAGCGGCAGTCCACAAAGCGGAGATTGGTTTGGCGATAGGCAGTTAAGTAATACTTTTACAGGCATTAGTGGTTTTGAGGACATAGGGCTTCGCGGCGAGGTGAATTATCAGGCGCCTAGCTTTAACTTTTATGCCAATCTCGAATACGCCATGTTCGACCAACCTGTTGACGCCAAAGTAACAGGCCAGCTATCGGCAACCAAGTTTCTTACCAGTACGACGGTTGCGGCAACCTTGTTTAGAAAAGCGAAAGAAGACAGCTTGTTAAGCCAAACCGGTACTTTCAATGCAGACCACCAGAAGCCTTGGGGCTTTGTGATAGAAAGCGGAGTAAGAGGGTTAGTGGCGCATTCAATAGCTGATAACATGTCAGTTGCCGGCACCGCGCAAATCAGCCGCTTAGAAGGCGAGCGGGTTGCCGATAATAGCGCGCTATCGCTTCGTGGTGATGTTAGCTATGATATTGCTAGTGTGGTGTCATCTCAGCTTGATTATTGGCGTGTAGGGCCGTTTTTAAGCTACACGAGCTACGATAAAAACTTAAGCGGGTTTACCATAGGCAACGGGGGGTACTTTAGCCCAAGCCAGTTTGTAAGTATTGGTGGCTATTCAGAGTTGCTAACCCTTGAAGCCTTAAACTGGCAAGTGAAGCTGCGTAGCTCTCTTGCACTCTCCCGTGTTGAACAAGACGACGATCTGCGCTTTCCTATTGGTGGAGCTGCTTCATCCGAAGATAATAACAAAACGCTTGGCGAAAGCTCTGATACAGGCTTAAGCGGAAACCTGATGGCTGAAGGGCAGTATCGCTTCAGTAACAATTGGATTGTGGCGGGCTACATCGGTAAGGCCTTCGCAGTTGAGTATCAGGCGTTTGAAGCCGGTATTCAAATAAGGTGGCGAGAAGGGCAAGGTACAGGCGTGACAAGTGATGAACTGTTACTGTCTTCGCCCAGACTTAGCGGCTTTGCACTGTAA
- a CDS encoding glycosyl hydrolase family 8, whose product MVTGFKATKTLLAIALTLLLVSCSTKEDNAFKSQFMAYKALFIDGGRVVDTGNDEVSHSEGQGYGMLFAVAADDKDTFDALWHWTQRTLLRSDGLFSWRYRPCADNSESCIDDPNNASDGEILIAWALLRASEKWGIKGYQDEAGKIVQAVEQKLLVEHQGSVMLLPGEYGFTSQSEGQKSLQLNLSYWVFPALTDLSALSNTPSRWQKLHQTGLTLLSNMQFSSYQLPSDWVRFEPRNSGSAKSGLSGELTLTNVVSAEFGFNAIRIPLQLAWSVQVRDNAALAEELFAPYYQWWAKTPTPATVNLLTEQTAEYEMTPGMQSVKLAVKYLMKSEEPVWPTVNRKMDYYSASLTLLSMLAVSDNAS is encoded by the coding sequence ATGGTAACCGGATTTAAGGCAACAAAAACGCTGCTGGCGATAGCACTAACCCTATTGTTAGTGTCGTGCTCCACAAAAGAAGACAATGCTTTTAAATCGCAATTTATGGCGTATAAAGCGCTATTTATCGACGGCGGGCGTGTGGTAGATACGGGAAACGATGAGGTGTCGCACAGCGAAGGGCAAGGTTATGGCATGTTATTCGCTGTAGCAGCCGACGACAAAGATACCTTCGATGCCCTATGGCACTGGACCCAGCGCACGCTTTTGCGCAGCGATGGGCTTTTCAGCTGGCGATATCGCCCATGTGCCGATAATTCGGAGTCGTGTATAGACGACCCGAATAATGCATCAGATGGCGAGATTTTAATTGCATGGGCCTTGTTACGGGCCAGTGAAAAATGGGGAATAAAGGGATATCAAGACGAAGCGGGTAAGATTGTTCAGGCTGTAGAGCAAAAGCTGTTGGTAGAGCATCAAGGTAGCGTGATGTTACTACCTGGTGAGTACGGCTTCACCTCACAAAGCGAGGGGCAAAAGAGCCTCCAGCTTAATCTGTCATACTGGGTTTTTCCCGCACTTACAGATTTATCTGCCTTATCCAATACACCGTCGCGATGGCAAAAGCTCCATCAAACTGGGCTTACTTTGCTTTCGAACATGCAATTTTCATCCTATCAACTGCCAAGCGACTGGGTGCGTTTTGAACCCCGCAATAGTGGTTCAGCAAAGTCAGGTTTATCCGGTGAGCTCACCCTAACCAACGTGGTATCTGCAGAGTTTGGCTTTAACGCTATTCGCATTCCGCTGCAGTTGGCATGGTCCGTACAGGTCCGAGACAACGCGGCATTAGCCGAAGAACTTTTTGCGCCCTATTATCAATGGTGGGCTAAAACGCCTACTCCAGCCACTGTTAATCTACTTACCGAGCAAACCGCTGAATATGAGATGACACCCGGCATGCAGTCGGTGAAGTTAGCCGTCAAGTACCTTATGAAATCTGAAGAACCAGTGTGGCCAACAGTTAATCGCAAGATGGACTATTACTCGGCCAGTTTAACGCTGCTCTCTATGCTAGCGGTGTCGGATAACGCATCGTGA
- a CDS encoding cellulose biosynthesis cyclic di-GMP-binding regulatory protein BcsB, whose amino-acid sequence MIKKYLIFTLCLCMSLTLAAQTETYRLTDFFGGDGTVRLEGKSASLDISIPLSSVTNINSAQLRLEVMSSQALIKKRSQLYVRFNNATIGQVAFDPDRPSLVSEIEIPNTLWRAGFNTLTLAVSQHYAEQCVDGSAPELWSEINAYTSTLKIDASTAETRFMLDELSGFFNPGIGGQRGVQLYTAREADSELKQQALPIVAQALALRNQYQPLIIESDTFDDGYVLPQLDETENSEWNEQNIARYERSAWYLTAKPKQPVHVLVGTVEALSPVLSNEVINQIDGAFLKAQRTPAFITDNKVIVPASYRLIVSGTTQSEVLEAAKALAIMDDAINPISQVTVLSQTQMDADTLQRNRVLTPDNRYFFQQLGASTSQFRGEGSFNKRVSFRLPADFYVPENASVNLLLNFGYGAGFGPGSVMNVSVNDELVHGLSLNNENGQSFRDYQLRVPARFFKGGVNYIDFDVALNAPLAGVPCDDVAGKHLVFQLVDSSSIELPNAGNVAVQPNLALFAETAYPFARFKTAPASTITIPSEQYLDTALTLSAKLAQVAQVPLLNVQIAMGSEVTKEGSIIVLGTPETLSQLEQSEFSTAIEATKRWSYRLQNNLYNHIRTVTGDESFKEMRTNGQTVQKNDLGEQAILTAQAHPTSSQTDTLFIVAAQTPELLQTRVTELVSLSMWGQMAGDFFAWKDALSPSLVMQVNDKYEVGAADDNWLHLRLWLSNNPWYWLIGFVVTVFVVSLIIYLLLKRRNKQVQDSW is encoded by the coding sequence ATGATAAAAAAATACCTTATTTTCACCTTGTGTTTGTGCATGTCGTTAACCCTAGCGGCGCAAACCGAGACATATCGGTTGACGGATTTTTTTGGTGGTGACGGTACCGTACGCCTTGAGGGAAAATCTGCTTCGCTGGACATCTCGATCCCATTAAGTTCAGTTACCAACATTAACAGCGCGCAGTTAAGATTAGAGGTGATGAGCTCTCAAGCACTGATAAAAAAACGCTCTCAACTTTATGTCAGGTTTAATAATGCGACGATAGGACAGGTAGCATTTGATCCGGATAGACCATCGCTAGTGTCAGAGATAGAAATTCCTAATACGCTGTGGCGCGCGGGTTTCAATACCCTAACACTGGCGGTAAGTCAGCATTATGCTGAGCAATGTGTAGATGGTAGTGCGCCTGAGTTGTGGAGTGAAATAAATGCCTATACCTCCACATTGAAAATTGACGCTTCAACTGCTGAAACACGCTTTATGCTAGATGAACTTAGCGGCTTTTTTAACCCCGGTATTGGCGGACAGAGAGGCGTGCAACTCTATACCGCACGCGAGGCTGACAGTGAGCTAAAACAGCAAGCGCTCCCTATTGTGGCGCAAGCCTTGGCGCTTAGAAACCAGTATCAGCCACTTATCATAGAGAGCGACACTTTTGATGACGGATATGTGTTACCTCAGTTAGATGAAACTGAAAATAGCGAGTGGAACGAACAAAACATAGCCCGTTATGAACGTTCGGCTTGGTATTTAACGGCAAAACCCAAACAACCGGTTCACGTATTGGTAGGCACTGTAGAAGCGCTATCGCCGGTATTATCTAATGAAGTAATTAACCAAATTGACGGTGCGTTTCTTAAAGCCCAACGCACTCCAGCATTTATTACGGACAATAAAGTGATAGTGCCTGCAAGTTACCGACTTATTGTGAGTGGTACTACCCAAAGTGAAGTACTAGAAGCAGCAAAAGCGCTGGCGATAATGGATGATGCTATTAATCCAATTTCCCAGGTAACCGTGCTTTCTCAAACTCAAATGGACGCAGACACGCTTCAACGCAATCGAGTACTTACCCCCGATAATCGTTATTTTTTCCAACAACTTGGCGCATCTACGTCACAGTTTAGAGGGGAGGGAAGTTTTAATAAGCGGGTGTCGTTCAGGCTGCCTGCTGATTTCTATGTACCGGAAAATGCGAGCGTCAATTTACTGCTCAATTTTGGCTATGGCGCGGGTTTTGGACCTGGCTCGGTGATGAATGTAAGTGTAAACGACGAATTGGTTCACGGCTTGTCGCTAAACAATGAGAACGGCCAGTCTTTCAGAGACTACCAGCTTCGAGTGCCTGCGCGGTTCTTTAAAGGCGGCGTAAACTATATTGATTTTGATGTCGCTTTGAACGCGCCGCTTGCCGGAGTGCCTTGTGATGATGTTGCAGGAAAACACCTAGTATTCCAGCTTGTTGATTCTTCATCTATAGAATTACCCAATGCAGGTAATGTAGCTGTACAGCCGAACTTAGCATTATTCGCTGAAACTGCGTACCCGTTTGCCCGTTTTAAAACTGCCCCTGCTTCAACGATTACCATTCCTTCAGAGCAGTATTTAGATACAGCCCTTACCCTTTCCGCAAAGTTAGCGCAGGTCGCACAAGTACCTTTGCTAAATGTTCAAATAGCAATGGGTAGTGAGGTAACGAAAGAGGGCTCGATAATCGTTTTGGGCACGCCAGAAACCCTTTCGCAACTAGAACAGTCTGAATTTAGTACTGCCATAGAGGCCACGAAACGCTGGTCTTATCGACTGCAGAATAATTTGTATAACCATATTCGCACCGTAACCGGCGATGAGTCTTTTAAAGAAATGCGAACAAATGGTCAGACTGTACAAAAAAATGATTTAGGTGAGCAGGCGATTTTGACCGCGCAAGCGCACCCAACCTCATCGCAAACCGACACCTTATTCATTGTTGCTGCGCAAACCCCTGAGCTGTTGCAAACAAGAGTGACTGAGCTTGTTAGTCTTTCAATGTGGGGCCAAATGGCAGGCGATTTCTTTGCGTGGAAAGATGCACTATCACCGTCACTTGTTATGCAAGTAAATGACAAATACGAAGTAGGTGCAGCTGACGATAACTGGCTGCATTTAAGACTATGGCTTTCTAACAACCCTTGGTATTGGTTGATTGGGTTTGTCGTTACTGTCTTCGTGGTAAGCTTAATTATCTACCTATTACTTAAGCGCAGAAATAAACAAGTACAAGACTCATGGTAA